From the Prochlorococcus marinus str. GP2 genome, the window TAGCGATTGTCTCTAACTCATATTGAGAAAAGACTGATTTTAGGGCTTTAAGTAAAGATGGCTGAACAATTTTTTGATAAACATCACTATTTCTACTTGCAATTGTTGCGAAAATTCTTCCTGCTTCGTTAGGTTTTACCGAATATTTAACAGTAGCGGTAGCCCTAATAACCTGAAGATCTTTAGTTAAAGTTTCAAATTTTTCTGGTTGAACCTGAGTTTTAATATCAAATGGATATACAGACTGAACAAATGGAAGTTTAAAGTTTAAACCAGCTCTCCTGGAAGGGCCACTTACTTTCCCCAATGTTGTGACAACTGCAACTTGTCCTGAGGGAACAACAAAAAGTGATTGGGTTAGCAAAAGAAACCCAGTAAAAGAAAGCACAATTAATAAAGTTGCTGTCCCACCAGGACCTGTTGGTGTGACATTTTTAAAGGATGTTGACATTAAATTTTTTCTTTTAGGTCATCATATTTAACTTGACTAATTAGTGCATTAATAAGGCATTTAATTAAAATATTTTTTTAATATTTCTAAAAAAAGAATACAAATATTATTGCTTATTTATTGGATTTAAATGCTTGTAAAAGTTGCAAATAAAGGTCCTCATCTATCTCCCTAATATCATATTCAGAAGGTAACACGCCATGCTTATGTTCATGAACTGCCATCCAACAAAATTTCTCTAATTCATCTCTTGAAAAACGAGGATATTTTTTTACTTTATCAATTAATGATTTAATGAGAGATTCTGAATAATCTGCCATATTTTAAAAATAATCTTACTAAAGACTTTATCGAAAGTTGTTAGCTTTTAGAGGAATGTTCAAAGACTCTTCAAATTCACTAACAAGCTTTATTGCTAATTGAAGGTCATTTTTACTCTTACTAGAAACTCTTAGGGTTTCTCCATTGATACTGACATTAATTTTTTTTATTTGACCTCTGA encodes:
- a CDS encoding DUF520 family protein; the encoded protein is RGQIKKINVSINGETLRVSSKSKNDLQLAIKLVSEFEESLNIPLKANNFR
- a CDS encoding prohibitin family protein encodes the protein MSTSFKNVTPTGPGGTATLLIVLSFTGFLLLTQSLFVVPSGQVAVVTTLGKVSGPSRRAGLNFKLPFVQSVYPFDIKTQVQPEKFETLTKDLQVIRATATVKYSVKPNEAGRIFATIASRNSDVYQKIVQPSLLKALKSVFSQYELETIATEFAVISEKVGDTVAQELNSFDYVDVKSLDLTGLEIAEEYRAAIEQKQIAGQQLLRAKTEVEIAEQEALRYETLNRSLDDQVLFKLFLDKWDGSTQVVPGLPGSEGGTPPVIVGGRR